A stretch of DNA from Cytophagia bacterium CHB2:
GTTTGAAACCATCGATGACTTGAACCGCATCACCGATTTGATGGCGGCCGCTTTCATGGATCCGATTTATCGCTTGCATCTGCGCGCCCGTCACGATTTTCAAGAAATCATGCTGGGTTATTCGGACAGCAACAAAGACGGCGGCTACTGGATGGCCAACTGGGCGCTGTATCAAGCGCAACAAGCCGCAGCCGAGGTTTGCCGCCGCCATCAAATAGATTTTCGTTTGTTCCACGGCCGCGGCGGCACGGTGGGCCGGGGCGGCGGGCGCGCGAATCAAGCGATTCTCGCTATGCCGGCCGGCAGCCACAATAGCCGCATTCGCTTCACCGAACAAGGCGAGGTGATTACGTTTCGTTACTCTTCGCCGGCATTGGCGCACCGCCATCTCGAACAAATCGTGCATGCGATGCTGACGGCGCAAGCGCGGCATGCGCCCCCAACGCCGGCCGCCGCCAGCTCAACTTCGGAGAGTCACGAGTTGATGAACGAAATCGCGCAACAGGCGATGCGTTCGTATCAGAGTCTCATCCGACATCCGGAGTTTTGGCAATGGTACATCAGCGTCACGCCCATCGAGCACATCAGCCGTTTGCCAATTGCCTCGCGGCCGGTTTCGCGGAAAGCGGCGCATGAAGTTGATTTCGACGGCCTGCGCGCGATTCCCTGGGTATTCGCCTGGACGCAAACGCGCTACAACGTGCCGGGATGGTTCGGCATCGGCGCGGCCTTGTCAGAATTGCTCGCGACTCGCGCCGAGGCTCTGCAAAAATTGCAGCAGCTTTATCGAGAATGGCTGTTCTTTCGCACGGTTTTGGATAATGCCCAGCTTGAAATGAAACGCGCGCATTTGGCCATCGCCGGTTTTTATGCGCAAGCGCGCCGCGAATCCTTCCACCAAATCATTGTTGATGACTTTCAGCGCGCGACACAAGCGATTTGCGCCATTACCGGGCAGGCGGAGATTTTGGACAACGCGCCTGTGCTCAAAAAATCCATCGAGCTGCGCAATCCCTACACGGATGTGCTCAATCTCTTACAAACAGAATTGCTGCAACGATGGCGGCAACCGGACATCGCAGAACGCGAGCCGTTGAGGCACGCGTTGTTTTTGAGCATCAACGGCATTGCCGCTGCCATGCAAAGCACGGGATAGTTGTTGATTCCGGATTGGGGATTTCAGATTGCGGATTGTACATGCTTGAGTTTACAAAGCCGTTGCATCACAAAAGTGCCCTTGCTATCTTGTTTTCGTTACGAGCC
This window harbors:
- a CDS encoding phosphoenolpyruvate carboxylase, whose protein sequence is FETIDDLNRITDLMAAAFMDPIYRLHLRARHDFQEIMLGYSDSNKDGGYWMANWALYQAQQAAAEVCRRHQIDFRLFHGRGGTVGRGGGRANQAILAMPAGSHNSRIRFTEQGEVITFRYSSPALAHRHLEQIVHAMLTAQARHAPPTPAAASSTSESHELMNEIAQQAMRSYQSLIRHPEFWQWYISVTPIEHISRLPIASRPVSRKAAHEVDFDGLRAIPWVFAWTQTRYNVPGWFGIGAALSELLATRAEALQKLQQLYREWLFFRTVLDNAQLEMKRAHLAIAGFYAQARRESFHQIIVDDFQRATQAICAITGQAEILDNAPVLKKSIELRNPYTDVLNLLQTELLQRWRQPDIAEREPLRHALFLSINGIAAAMQSTG